The following coding sequences are from one Salvia hispanica cultivar TCC Black 2014 chromosome 3, UniMelb_Shisp_WGS_1.0, whole genome shotgun sequence window:
- the LOC125210920 gene encoding peptidyl-prolyl cis-trans isomerase CYP21-1-like — protein sequence MRRDISVLIQPKILLLFAVALVLIFLFLSFSPQEVAGPEEVYEITHRVFLDVDVDKQRVGRITIGLYGQVVPKTVENFRALCTGEMGKAPNGKVLHYKGTPFHRIIPGFMIQGGDIVSGDGKGNQSIYGGTFRDENFKLKHSHPGVVSMVNSGPDSNGSQFFITTVKTYWLDNEHVVFGKVIDGMDAVYAIEGGAGTYSGKPRKKVIIVDSGEIPKGKWDEDNRASTT from the exons ATGAGGCGGGATATCTCAGTGTTGATTCAGCCTAAAATTTTGCTGCTTTTTGCTGTGGCTTTGGTTCTCATCTTCCTCTTCCTTTCATTTTCGCCACAG GAGGTTGCAGGACCAGAGGAGGTATATGAAATCACTCATAGAGTATTTTTGGATGTTGATGTAGACAAGCAACGTGTAG GGCGGATAACTATTGGATTATATGGTCAAGTTGTGCCAAAGACTGTGG AGAATTTCAGGGCTTTGTGTACAG GGGAGATGGGTAAAGCCCCCAATGGGAAAGTTCTACACTACAAGGGAACTCCATTTCATCGTATTATACCCGGATTCATGATTCAAGGCGGAGACATTGTTTCTGGAGACGGGAAAGGAAACCAATCTATATACGGTGGTACCTTCCGTGATGAGAATTTCAAGCTGAAGCACTCGCATCCAG GCGTGGTGTCCATGGTGAATTCTGGGCCTGATTCCAATGGTTCACAGTTTTTCATTACAACGGTCAAGACATACTG GTTGGATAATGAGCATGTTGTTTTTGGCAAAGTCATTGACGGCATGGATGCTGTATATGCCATCGAGGGAGGTGCGGGAACGTATAGTGGGAAGCCTAGAAAGAAGGTTATCATCGTAGATTCTGGGGAGATACCGAAGGGCAAGTGGGATGAAGATAATCGGGCTTCGACAACATGA